One genomic region from Fictibacillus marinisediminis encodes:
- the yqeH gene encoding ribosome biogenesis GTPase YqeH yields the protein MKEQIKCIGCGAPIQTENKDELGYAPPSSLKRDAVICQRCFRLKHYNEIQDVSLTDDDYRKILSGIGETDALVVKIVDIFDFNGSWLPGIHRYIGRNKLILVGNKVDLLPKSVNKNRMTQWMSTMAKELGVKAEEVHLVSAAKGTGLLDVAERIDELRDGKDVYVVGCTNVGKSTFINGLIKQLGTEQDDIITTSHFPGTTLNLIDIPLDAETALYDTPGIINHHQMAHFVGKNELKIIMPKKEIKPMVYQVNEGQTLFLGGLARFDYISGGRRSFVCHVSNELTIHRTKLEKADELYKNHLGDLLSPPSDAENLPPLRRHEFKIKDKDTDVVFSGLGWVSVKEPGAQIAAYAPEGVAVTLRPSLI from the coding sequence TTGAAGGAACAAATTAAATGTATTGGATGCGGAGCACCCATTCAGACGGAAAATAAGGACGAGCTAGGCTATGCACCGCCGTCCAGTTTAAAAAGGGATGCTGTGATCTGCCAGCGTTGTTTCCGTCTTAAGCATTATAACGAGATTCAAGATGTCAGCCTTACCGATGACGATTACCGGAAAATTTTGTCAGGAATTGGAGAAACAGATGCCCTTGTCGTCAAAATTGTAGATATCTTTGATTTCAACGGCTCGTGGCTTCCTGGTATACACCGCTACATTGGACGCAATAAGCTTATACTTGTAGGAAACAAGGTGGATTTGCTTCCAAAATCGGTCAATAAAAACAGGATGACTCAATGGATGTCAACTATGGCAAAGGAACTTGGTGTAAAGGCAGAAGAAGTACACCTGGTTTCTGCAGCGAAAGGCACCGGCCTGCTGGACGTAGCTGAACGGATTGATGAACTGAGAGATGGCAAGGATGTCTACGTTGTCGGCTGTACCAATGTAGGAAAGTCCACTTTCATTAATGGCCTGATCAAACAGCTTGGAACAGAACAGGATGATATTATCACAACCTCTCACTTTCCTGGTACAACACTGAATTTGATCGATATACCGCTTGATGCTGAAACAGCACTGTATGATACGCCGGGAATCATCAACCATCATCAGATGGCTCACTTTGTCGGGAAGAATGAATTGAAAATCATCATGCCCAAAAAAGAAATAAAGCCGATGGTTTATCAGGTAAATGAAGGCCAGACTTTATTTTTAGGCGGACTGGCCAGGTTTGATTACATCAGTGGGGGACGAAGGTCGTTTGTCTGCCACGTTTCCAATGAGTTAACCATTCATAGAACCAAGCTTGAAAAGGCGGATGAACTATACAAGAACCATCTGGGTGATCTTTTGTCGCCGCCTTCGGATGCTGAGAATCTGCCGCCTCTCAGAAGGCATGAATTTAAGATCAAAGATAAAGATACTGATGTTGTCTTTTCTGGACTTGGATGGGTGTCGGTTAAAGAACCGGGCGCTCAAATCGCAGCATATGCACCTGAAGGCGTTGCGGTAACATTGAGGCCTTCACTCATATAG
- a CDS encoding YqeG family HAD IIIA-type phosphatase encodes MLKKFLPDEHVQSIFDITPEMLVKRNVKGIITDLDNTLVEWDRPEATPELLKWFSSFKEKGILITIVSNNTQQRVSSFSDPVKIPFIYSARKPMSRAFKRAIRDMKLQREEIVVIGDQLLTDVLGGNRLGLHTIMVVPVASTDGLWTRVNRKIERMILSWMKRKGMLNWEE; translated from the coding sequence ATGTTAAAAAAATTTTTGCCGGATGAACATGTCCAGAGCATTTTTGATATAACCCCTGAAATGCTAGTGAAACGAAATGTAAAAGGGATCATTACGGACCTGGATAATACCCTGGTTGAATGGGATCGGCCGGAAGCTACTCCTGAACTTTTAAAATGGTTTAGCTCTTTTAAAGAAAAGGGAATTTTAATTACAATTGTTTCAAATAACACGCAGCAGCGTGTGAGCAGCTTCTCCGATCCAGTTAAAATTCCGTTTATTTATAGTGCCAGAAAACCAATGTCCCGTGCATTCAAGCGGGCTATTCGTGATATGAAACTTCAACGTGAAGAAATTGTAGTTATCGGTGATCAGCTGCTGACGGATGTCCTTGGCGGGAATCGGCTGGGTCTCCATACGATCATGGTTGTACCTGTGGCAAGCACCGATGGTCTATGGACAAGAGTAAACAGGAAAATTGAAAGAATGATTTTATCATGGATGAAAAGGAAAGGCATGCTTAACTGGGAGGAATAA
- the rsfS gene encoding ribosome silencing factor: protein MKEQELIELVVKAVDDKRAEDIMMLDMKGISLVADYFLICHGNSEKQVQAIAKEIKDVAAEKEIIIKRMEGYDQARWVLVDMGDMVVHVFHRDERSYYNLEKLWGDAPTVDLNKILS from the coding sequence TTGAAAGAACAGGAGCTAATTGAGTTAGTCGTGAAAGCGGTGGATGACAAACGGGCGGAAGATATTATGATGCTCGATATGAAAGGCATTTCCCTTGTAGCTGATTATTTCTTAATCTGTCATGGGAACTCCGAAAAGCAGGTGCAGGCCATCGCCAAGGAAATTAAAGATGTAGCAGCTGAAAAAGAGATCATCATCAAGCGCATGGAAGGCTATGACCAGGCGAGATGGGTCCTTGTTGATATGGGAGATATGGTTGTCCATGTATTCCATCGTGATGAGAGATCTTATTATAACCTGGAGAAGCTATGGGGAGATGCCCCTACCGTTGATCTGAATAAGATCCTTTCCTAA
- a CDS encoding M3 family oligoendopeptidase → MLLQGLRESWDLDSIFSGGSRSEELLSAISSIEAQLAALNKKVEDFQFSEESFQVIVKDVQETAALLNECISYVGCLAAQDVNDKQALNLRGKLESMNAAYTTILVLLDNKMAEIPDEEWNEALQSEYLSSIAFSLNERRNLASQKLSYEQEALMNDLAVDGYHSWSTLYDTVVGKIGIEVELSGKKETLSVGQAENRMTSADRQERETVFAKYTEAWDQQGDYCAEALNHIAGFRNSLYKHRKWDEVLKEPLDINRMSADTLNAMWQAIEENKGLFVSYLDRKASLLGLDKLSWHDVDAPLSSADSKMSYDEAANFIVEQFQSFSPKMAEFSKQAFEKQWIEAEDRTGKRPGGFCTGFPVKNETRIFMTFSGTPSNVSTLAHELGHAFHSYVMEDMPYLATDYAMNVAETASTFAEMVVSDAAVKNAKTKEEKIALLEDKAQRSVAFFMNIHARFLFETRFYEERKKGLVPVERLNELMAEAQKEAFCGSLESYHPYFWASKLHFYITDVPFYNFPYTFGYLFSACIYAIAKIEGSSFEEKYIALLRDTASMTVEELAMKHLNEDVTKPAFWKKGIEVAMEDVKEFLELTK, encoded by the coding sequence ATGCTATTACAGGGATTGCGCGAGAGCTGGGATTTGGATTCTATATTCAGCGGAGGTAGCCGATCGGAAGAGCTTTTATCTGCTATCTCCAGCATTGAAGCACAGCTTGCGGCTCTAAACAAAAAGGTAGAAGACTTTCAGTTTTCAGAGGAATCATTTCAGGTGATCGTGAAGGATGTTCAAGAAACAGCTGCCTTATTGAATGAATGTATCTCCTATGTTGGGTGTCTTGCTGCTCAAGATGTTAATGACAAACAGGCTTTAAATCTTCGCGGAAAGCTCGAGTCTATGAATGCGGCCTACACTACCATTCTGGTGCTTCTTGATAATAAGATGGCTGAAATTCCGGATGAAGAGTGGAACGAAGCCCTTCAAAGCGAATATTTGTCCAGCATTGCATTTTCGTTAAATGAGAGACGTAATCTTGCGTCTCAAAAATTGTCTTATGAACAAGAAGCTTTGATGAATGACCTGGCCGTGGATGGGTATCATAGCTGGTCTACCCTCTATGACACAGTCGTAGGGAAAATCGGCATCGAGGTAGAACTGAGCGGCAAGAAAGAAACGCTTTCTGTCGGCCAGGCAGAAAACCGGATGACAAGTGCGGACAGGCAGGAAAGAGAAACGGTATTCGCTAAATATACGGAAGCATGGGATCAGCAGGGTGATTATTGTGCAGAAGCTTTAAATCATATTGCAGGGTTCCGAAACAGCCTATATAAGCATCGCAAGTGGGACGAAGTGCTGAAAGAACCGCTTGATATCAACCGCATGTCTGCTGATACGCTGAACGCCATGTGGCAGGCAATCGAAGAGAATAAAGGTCTTTTCGTGTCCTACCTGGACAGAAAAGCTTCTCTCCTTGGCTTGGATAAATTAAGCTGGCACGATGTTGATGCACCATTATCAAGTGCCGACAGCAAAATGAGCTATGATGAAGCGGCCAACTTTATTGTCGAGCAGTTTCAGTCCTTCAGCCCTAAGATGGCAGAGTTCTCAAAACAAGCGTTCGAAAAGCAATGGATTGAAGCGGAAGACCGTACAGGTAAAAGGCCTGGTGGATTCTGTACTGGTTTCCCGGTAAAGAACGAAACACGAATTTTCATGACGTTTTCGGGCACACCAAGCAATGTCTCCACTCTAGCACATGAACTTGGCCATGCCTTCCACTCATATGTAATGGAAGATATGCCTTATCTGGCTACTGACTATGCGATGAATGTCGCGGAAACCGCGTCTACTTTCGCTGAAATGGTCGTATCAGATGCTGCAGTAAAGAATGCGAAAACAAAAGAAGAAAAGATTGCCCTGCTTGAAGATAAAGCACAGCGCTCTGTAGCCTTTTTTATGAACATTCATGCCCGGTTCTTGTTTGAGACTAGATTTTATGAAGAGCGCAAAAAAGGGCTTGTACCTGTTGAGCGTTTGAATGAATTGATGGCTGAAGCACAAAAAGAAGCCTTCTGCGGCTCTCTTGAAAGCTATCATCCATATTTCTGGGCTTCTAAGCTTCATTTCTATATTACCGACGTTCCATTTTACAATTTCCCATATACGTTTGGGTATTTGTTCAGTGCCTGCATTTATGCGATTGCCAAAATAGAAGGCAGCAGTTTCGAAGAGAAGTACATCGCTCTTCTCAGAGATACGGCAAGCATGACGGTCGAGGAATTGGCGATGAAACACTTGAATGAAGATGTAACCAAACCGGCGTTCTGGAAAAAGGGCATAGAGGTTGCAATGGAAGATGTGAAGGAATTTCTTGAACTGACAAAATAA
- the sigK gene encoding RNA polymerase sporulation sigma factor SigK: MSGLLAVLAYFFKEVMLFVSYVKNNAFPQPLSENEEKEYLKLMAEGDQEARSKLIEHNLRLVAHIVKKFENTGEDTEDLISIGTIGLIKAIESYSRGKGTKLATYAARCIENEILMHLRALKKTKKDVSLHDPIGTDKEGNEITLIDVLKAETEDVVDAIQLKMQKKKIYDYIHVLDDREKEVIVGRFGLDLQKEKTQREIAKMLGISRSYVSRIEKRALMKLFHEFYRSRQQGQKEKPSY, encoded by the coding sequence ATGTCCGGGTTGCTAGCCGTGTTAGCGTACTTTTTCAAAGAGGTAATGCTGTTTGTTTCGTATGTAAAAAACAATGCGTTTCCGCAACCCCTCTCCGAAAATGAGGAGAAAGAATACTTAAAGCTGATGGCCGAGGGAGATCAGGAGGCCAGAAGCAAGCTGATCGAACACAACTTGCGTTTGGTTGCACATATAGTAAAGAAATTTGAAAATACAGGTGAAGATACCGAAGATCTGATTTCAATCGGAACCATTGGGCTGATCAAGGCAATAGAAAGCTATTCGAGAGGGAAGGGAACGAAGCTTGCGACGTACGCTGCGCGATGTATTGAAAATGAGATTCTTATGCATTTGCGTGCGTTAAAGAAGACCAAGAAAGATGTTTCTCTTCATGATCCGATCGGTACCGATAAGGAAGGGAACGAAATTACACTCATTGATGTCCTGAAAGCAGAAACTGAGGATGTCGTTGATGCCATTCAGCTCAAAATGCAAAAAAAGAAAATCTATGATTACATTCATGTTTTGGATGATCGGGAGAAGGAAGTCATTGTCGGCCGGTTCGGACTTGATCTTCAAAAGGAAAAAACCCAGCGGGAGATCGCGAAGATGCTGGGAATCTCGAGAAGCTATGTCTCAAGGATTGAAAAGCGAGCCTTAATGAAACTGTTTCATGAATTTTATCGAAGCCGGCAGCAGGGGCAGAAAGAAAAGCCCTCCTATTAA
- a CDS encoding sporulation histidine kinase inhibitor Sda has protein sequence MENLSDELLIESYFKAKELQLSTDFISLIQKEIERRSLQTRLSTHFWKAHH, from the coding sequence ATGGAAAACTTATCGGACGAACTGTTGATCGAATCTTATTTTAAAGCAAAAGAACTTCAATTAAGTACAGACTTTATTTCATTGATTCAAAAAGAGATCGAACGCAGATCACTTCAGACCCGTCTCAGCACTCACTTTTGGAAAGCCCATCACTAA
- a CDS encoding recombinase family protein, giving the protein MIAIYARVSTEELVKKGFILEDQIKECRKNSFQIHTF; this is encoded by the coding sequence ATGATCGCGATCTATGCAAGGGTGAGTACAGAGGAGCTGGTGAAAAAAGGCTTCATCTTGGAAGATCAGATCAAGGAATGCCGGAAGAATAGTTTTCAGATCCACACTTTTTAA
- a CDS encoding class I SAM-dependent DNA methyltransferase encodes MSYQQFAYYYDQLMEDAPYDQWVAFFKQAVQSYGGNVSSVLDLGCGTGSVSIRLSKQGYDVTGVDLSEDMLVMANEKSLQQKVPVQYIQQDMTELEALQEFDAAVIFCDSLNYILSEEKVLAAFQSVYQHLKEDGLFLFDVHSLYKIHNIFMGSTFGSNEEQLSYIWQCYEGEEPDSVEHELSFFVQEEENRYIRFDEVHIQRTLSIEVYKKMLQSTGFRVLAVTGDFSQDDIQPEAERIFFICKK; translated from the coding sequence ATGAGCTATCAACAATTTGCGTATTACTATGATCAGCTAATGGAAGATGCACCGTATGATCAATGGGTTGCTTTTTTTAAACAGGCCGTTCAGTCATATGGGGGAAACGTCAGCAGTGTCCTTGATCTTGGCTGCGGTACAGGGTCTGTGTCCATCCGCTTATCAAAACAGGGTTATGACGTAACGGGCGTTGACCTTTCTGAGGACATGCTGGTGATGGCAAATGAAAAATCCTTGCAGCAGAAGGTGCCCGTACAATACATTCAGCAGGATATGACGGAACTGGAAGCGCTTCAGGAATTTGATGCTGCTGTCATTTTTTGTGATTCACTTAATTATATTCTTTCTGAAGAAAAGGTCTTGGCTGCGTTTCAATCCGTTTATCAGCATTTAAAAGAAGACGGCCTCTTTTTATTCGATGTACACAGTCTTTATAAAATTCATAACATATTTATGGGCAGCACATTTGGATCCAACGAAGAGCAGCTTTCGTATATTTGGCAGTGCTATGAAGGGGAAGAACCAGACAGTGTGGAACATGAGCTTAGTTTCTTTGTTCAAGAGGAAGAAAACCGTTATATACGATTTGATGAAGTACATATTCAAAGAACCTTGTCAATTGAGGTTTATAAAAAGATGCTGCAAAGCACCGGATTTCGAGTTCTGGCAGTAACAGGAGATTTCTCTCAGGATGATATTCAGCCTGAAGCCGAACGGATATTCTTCATCTGTAAAAAATAA
- a CDS encoding nicotinate-nucleotide adenylyltransferase: MARIGIFGGSFHPPHNGHLLIAQEALAAFSLDRVEWLPASHPPHKELVSGVSAEDRIDLVKAAIQGNSKFSLSLIEFEREGPSYTIDTIRELKKREPNHHYFFIIGGDMADSLSTWHGIEELSRLVTFIGINRSGHPLDENHNPYGVHLLEVPVFDVSSTLIRKRIAAGENTKYLIPDDVRKIIEVKGLYGSRRSP, translated from the coding sequence ATGGCGAGAATCGGTATTTTCGGCGGCTCTTTCCACCCTCCGCATAACGGGCATCTTCTCATTGCCCAGGAGGCATTAGCCGCATTTTCACTTGATAGGGTTGAATGGCTTCCGGCAAGCCATCCGCCTCATAAGGAATTGGTATCAGGTGTTTCAGCAGAGGACCGGATCGACTTAGTAAAAGCTGCCATCCAGGGAAATTCTAAATTTTCCCTCTCTCTTATAGAGTTTGAAAGGGAAGGCCCTTCATATACTATAGATACCATCAGGGAACTTAAAAAGAGGGAACCGAACCATCATTATTTTTTCATTATTGGCGGTGACATGGCTGATTCGTTATCCACTTGGCATGGGATCGAGGAGCTTAGCCGGCTTGTAACCTTTATCGGTATTAACCGCAGCGGCCATCCCCTTGATGAAAACCATAATCCTTATGGAGTCCATTTGCTGGAAGTACCGGTTTTTGATGTTTCTTCGACCCTGATCAGAAAGAGAATAGCAGCTGGAGAGAACACAAAATATTTAATTCCGGATGATGTAAGAAAAATTATAGAGGTGAAGGGACTTTATGGATCGAGAAGAAGCCCTTGA
- a CDS encoding PspC domain-containing protein, with protein sequence MNKKLRKSFTDKSISGVCGGIAEYLGVTSFLVRLIFILLPANLLIYIILANTLHDSPPSL encoded by the coding sequence TTGAATAAGAAATTAAGAAAATCATTCACAGATAAATCGATATCTGGTGTTTGCGGGGGGATAGCTGAATATTTAGGTGTAACCTCTTTTCTGGTAAGACTTATATTTATCCTTTTACCTGCAAACTTGCTGATATATATCATTCTTGCCAATACACTTCATGACAGTCCTCCTTCATTATGA
- a CDS encoding Nramp family divalent metal transporter: protein MNSKALATAIPKKGKFRRAFPFLGPAFLVSVGYIDPGNWATNIEGGATFGYTLLWVLLLSNLMAILLQITAAKLGVATGKSLAENCRQHFSKPVAVFLWITAELAAMATDLAEFLGAALGIYILLGIPLFPAALIGAAVTFGILLLHKYGYRFIEQIILAFVLVVASVYIMELFYAKPDFAQVGYHMVVPQLSSASILVAIGMLGATVMPHNIFLHSSVVKNRLKKDQPKHNHRVYKFAIVDSLLALNIAWFINSAMIIVAAAVFFKNGVSVKSIEDAYSTLTPLLGGFASLAFAIALLSAGLSSSVTGTMAGQYILEGFLNVKLPIWVRRVVTMIPALIIIGMGIDTWKALVVSQVVLSMQLPFTIIPLIMFTRNKKIMGKYANRPLTNVLLCIVATLIIFLNALLIYQTFGGNF, encoded by the coding sequence ATGAATAGTAAAGCACTGGCTACTGCTATCCCTAAGAAGGGTAAATTTCGCAGAGCGTTTCCTTTTCTCGGACCAGCGTTTCTTGTGAGTGTCGGCTATATCGACCCTGGTAACTGGGCAACGAACATTGAAGGCGGCGCCACGTTTGGCTATACGCTGTTATGGGTTCTCCTTCTTAGTAATTTAATGGCGATTCTTTTACAGATTACAGCTGCCAAACTCGGAGTAGCTACAGGGAAATCATTGGCAGAAAACTGCCGCCAGCATTTTTCAAAGCCGGTTGCTGTTTTTTTATGGATAACAGCAGAACTTGCTGCCATGGCTACCGATCTTGCAGAGTTTCTCGGTGCTGCACTCGGGATCTATATACTTCTTGGAATCCCTTTATTTCCAGCCGCATTAATCGGAGCTGCTGTTACATTTGGGATCTTGCTTCTTCATAAGTATGGATATCGTTTCATCGAACAGATCATACTGGCTTTCGTGTTAGTCGTAGCCTCTGTTTATATCATGGAATTATTTTATGCCAAACCAGATTTTGCCCAAGTAGGCTATCATATGGTTGTGCCTCAACTTAGTTCAGCCAGCATCTTAGTGGCCATCGGTATGCTCGGAGCGACCGTGATGCCGCATAATATCTTTCTTCACTCTTCGGTTGTGAAAAATCGTTTGAAGAAGGACCAGCCAAAACATAATCATCGCGTATATAAGTTTGCGATCGTAGATTCCCTTCTTGCTTTGAACATTGCCTGGTTCATTAATTCGGCCATGATCATTGTCGCAGCTGCTGTCTTTTTCAAAAATGGAGTGAGCGTCAAATCGATTGAGGATGCCTATTCAACGCTTACTCCTCTGCTTGGCGGGTTTGCCAGCCTTGCTTTTGCGATCGCGCTGCTCTCAGCCGGCCTATCGTCCTCAGTAACAGGAACAATGGCAGGACAGTATATATTGGAAGGATTCTTGAATGTTAAACTGCCAATCTGGGTTAGAAGGGTTGTAACGATGATTCCCGCTCTTATCATCATTGGGATGGGAATTGATACGTGGAAAGCGCTCGTAGTCAGCCAGGTTGTGCTCAGCATGCAGCTGCCGTTTACGATCATTCCGCTTATCATGTTTACACGCAATAAAAAGATTATGGGCAAATATGCGAACCGACCATTGACGAACGTTTTATTATGTATTGTAGCCACGCTCATTATCTTTTTGAATGCCCTCCTGATTTACCAGACATTCGGCGGGAATTTCTAA
- the pssA gene encoding CDP-diacylglycerol--serine O-phosphatidyltransferase, protein MIARERVDSTVKKMKGQTANVLTLINLSLGALALMFIFKDDLKVGFILIFLAGLFDRFDGMVARKLNIESEFGKQLDSLCDLISFGIAPAFLLYQGSLFNFGVPGIIFTILFIVCGAMRLARFNITEFNGSFVGVPITVAGCIIAMCYLLIPFVPGYVFMFFIIAFAFLMISSISIQKR, encoded by the coding sequence ATGATTGCAAGAGAGCGGGTTGACTCTACAGTTAAGAAAATGAAAGGCCAAACGGCCAACGTTCTTACGCTGATCAACCTTTCACTAGGTGCTCTCGCTTTGATGTTTATTTTTAAAGATGATTTAAAAGTTGGCTTTATTCTAATTTTTTTAGCAGGCCTTTTTGACAGATTTGATGGTATGGTTGCACGGAAATTAAACATAGAATCAGAATTTGGTAAGCAGCTGGATTCACTGTGTGACTTAATTTCCTTCGGGATTGCACCTGCATTCCTGCTGTATCAGGGCTCTCTTTTCAATTTTGGGGTTCCCGGCATTATTTTTACCATTCTATTTATCGTGTGTGGAGCGATGCGTCTGGCACGATTCAATATTACCGAATTCAACGGTTCCTTCGTCGGTGTTCCAATCACTGTGGCAGGGTGTATCATCGCCATGTGCTATCTTCTTATCCCTTTTGTTCCAGGATATGTTTTTATGTTTTTCATCATCGCTTTTGCTTTTCTAATGATCAGTTCGATCTCCATCCAGAAAAGGTAA
- a CDS encoding VOC family protein, translated as MINAAHIILYSTNAEADRVFIRDVLGLAGVDAGDGWLVFKLPPAEIAVHPTDGLDKHEFYLMCDDIEKTITELTAKGITISEPISEQRWGRLISIKLPSGADLSIYQPRHPTAYDLEG; from the coding sequence ATGATCAATGCAGCACACATTATTCTCTACAGTACCAACGCTGAGGCAGACCGGGTATTCATACGCGATGTACTCGGGTTAGCTGGGGTTGACGCCGGCGATGGTTGGCTAGTCTTCAAACTGCCTCCTGCCGAAATCGCCGTGCATCCTACAGACGGGCTTGATAAACACGAGTTTTACTTGATGTGCGACGATATCGAGAAGACGATCACAGAACTAACCGCTAAGGGCATCACGATCTCGGAGCCAATCAGCGAGCAGCGTTGGGGCCGGCTTATCTCCATCAAGCTTCCCAGCGGCGCTGATCTCTCAATTTACCAGCCACGACATCCCACTGCCTACGATCTAGAGGGCTGA
- the yhbY gene encoding ribosome assembly RNA-binding protein YhbY, whose amino-acid sequence MLTGKQKRFLRSKANPIQPIFQVGKGGVNSNMVKQIEDALEARELIKVSILQNCEQSKEDVAQTLVKGAKANLVQVIGNVIILYKESKENKEIVLP is encoded by the coding sequence ATGTTAACAGGTAAACAAAAACGTTTTTTACGTTCAAAAGCAAATCCGATTCAGCCTATTTTTCAAGTTGGAAAAGGCGGAGTCAACAGCAATATGGTCAAGCAAATTGAAGATGCACTTGAGGCGCGTGAGTTAATCAAGGTCAGCATCCTGCAAAATTGCGAGCAAAGCAAGGAAGACGTCGCTCAGACATTGGTTAAAGGCGCAAAGGCCAACCTCGTGCAAGTGATTGGAAATGTCATTATTCTCTATAAAGAATCTAAAGAAAATAAAGAGATTGTACTTCCGTAA
- the yqeK gene encoding bis(5'-nucleosyl)-tetraphosphatase (symmetrical) YqeK, with product MDREEALEIVKAQLTEHRYIHTLGVMETAIELADRYGASKEKAELAAIFHDYAKFRSKDEMREIVMQQGMPESLLHYGTELLHAPVGAYLVKEEAGIEDLEVLEAIANHTTGRAAMGTLEKIIFLADYIEPGRIFPGVDEVRQLAKGNLNLACIQALKNTVGFLMKQNQLIYPETIYTYNSLLAEVNNKK from the coding sequence ATGGATCGAGAAGAAGCCCTTGAAATCGTTAAGGCTCAATTAACGGAACATCGGTACATTCATACACTTGGTGTAATGGAAACGGCTATCGAGCTTGCAGACCGATATGGAGCAAGCAAGGAAAAAGCCGAACTTGCAGCCATATTTCATGATTATGCCAAATTCCGTTCAAAGGATGAGATGCGGGAGATTGTCATGCAGCAGGGCATGCCAGAGAGCCTCCTTCATTATGGGACAGAACTTTTGCATGCCCCGGTCGGTGCTTATCTGGTGAAAGAAGAAGCAGGAATCGAAGACCTTGAGGTACTCGAGGCTATCGCCAATCACACGACGGGCAGAGCAGCGATGGGTACGCTTGAGAAAATTATTTTTCTTGCGGATTATATCGAACCGGGCAGGATTTTTCCGGGCGTTGATGAAGTCCGTCAATTGGCTAAGGGAAATCTAAACCTTGCTTGTATTCAGGCATTAAAAAATACTGTAGGATTCTTAATGAAGCAAAATCAACTGATATACCCGGAAACAATTTATACGTATAACAGCTTATTGGCTGAAGTGAATAACAAAAAGTGA
- the aroE gene encoding shikimate dehydrogenase, translating to MKKLVGLIGYPVSHSMSPEMHNAAFQKSGLPFYYDKYEVHPDRLEEAIYNMRTKGFAGWNVTIPHKQTIMPYLDKISDEAKKIGAVNTVLNENGKLIGYNTDGAGFVKGLIRHVHFPIEQANVLIIGAGGASRAIGYALAQTAPKSIVIANRTMEKARDIQIECLREHDKVMSLQEAAAVLSDFQIVINTTSIGMKNDGSTPIDLHHLAPGTVLSDIIYNPYKTAFLQEGEKRGAVIDNGVSMLVLQGALSFEKWTGMQPDIELMETIVIEKLGGNYVNR from the coding sequence ATGAAAAAATTAGTCGGTCTAATTGGATATCCTGTCAGCCATTCCATGTCACCGGAGATGCATAACGCAGCTTTTCAAAAATCAGGGCTTCCTTTTTATTATGACAAATATGAAGTTCATCCTGATCGTTTGGAAGAGGCAATTTACAATATGAGAACAAAGGGTTTTGCAGGCTGGAATGTGACGATTCCGCATAAACAAACCATTATGCCCTATCTGGACAAAATTTCGGACGAGGCTAAAAAGATCGGAGCCGTAAATACGGTGTTGAATGAGAACGGAAAGCTGATTGGATACAATACGGACGGGGCTGGTTTTGTAAAAGGATTAATACGGCATGTCCATTTTCCTATTGAGCAAGCGAATGTTCTTATTATTGGAGCAGGCGGGGCATCCAGAGCGATTGGTTATGCTCTGGCGCAAACGGCTCCTAAATCCATCGTCATTGCTAACCGGACGATGGAAAAAGCAAGAGATATTCAAATAGAGTGTTTGAGAGAGCATGACAAGGTAATGAGCTTACAAGAAGCAGCTGCCGTTCTTTCAGATTTTCAAATCGTAATTAACACGACGTCTATCGGAATGAAGAATGATGGGAGCACTCCTATCGATCTCCATCATCTTGCACCGGGTACAGTACTCTCTGATATCATATACAACCCGTATAAAACTGCTTTTTTGCAGGAAGGTGAGAAGCGGGGAGCAGTTATTGACAACGGAGTGTCCATGCTGGTTCTTCAAGGTGCTCTTTCTTTTGAGAAGTGGACAGGTATGCAGCCAGACATCGAACTGATGGAAACGATCGTGATCGAGAAATTGGGAGGAAATTATGTTAACAGGTAA